The Spirosoma radiotolerans genome has a window encoding:
- a CDS encoding DUF4097 family beta strand repeat-containing protein, with product MNKSLLLLLFGLLIRPTFAQKVIEKTLPVTSSQLVNLNLKFADSIRVRYWDKPTAMVRINVTINGGKLNDALVVTSGSTAEEVTLKTDFDQELVKQGKPEDCPDQHHSWNSGRDGTRYTLCSEINYQVFLPRQAQLKLETINGNIDIQGATGPVWAKTISGFVDMSWPKAKGANVAMKTITGEVYSNLSIDFKNKKEKNPIVGYLLEGTLNGGGPAVRLESISNNVYLRENK from the coding sequence ATGAACAAAAGCCTACTCCTGCTCCTGTTTGGATTACTCATCCGGCCGACCTTCGCGCAAAAGGTTATTGAAAAAACGTTACCCGTTACGAGTAGCCAGCTCGTAAATCTCAACCTGAAATTTGCCGACAGCATTCGGGTACGTTACTGGGACAAACCGACGGCCATGGTCCGAATTAACGTGACCATAAACGGCGGTAAACTCAATGACGCGCTAGTGGTCACCTCCGGTTCGACCGCCGAGGAAGTAACCCTCAAGACCGACTTTGATCAGGAACTCGTCAAGCAGGGTAAACCGGAAGATTGTCCTGACCAGCATCACTCCTGGAACAGCGGTCGGGATGGCACCCGATACACGTTATGCAGCGAGATCAATTACCAGGTATTCCTGCCCCGCCAGGCGCAATTGAAACTTGAAACCATCAATGGCAACATTGATATTCAGGGTGCTACAGGCCCTGTATGGGCCAAGACCATCAGCGGCTTTGTCGACATGAGCTGGCCAAAAGCAAAAGGAGCGAACGTAGCGATGAAAACCATTACGGGCGAGGTCTATTCGAACTTATCCATCGATTTTAAAAACAAGAAGGAAAAGAACCCCATTGTCGGCTACCTGCTCGAAGGAACGTTGAACGGCGGAGGGCCAGCGGTTCGGCTGGAGTCGATCAGCAACAACGTTTACCTGCGGGAGAACAAGTAG
- a CDS encoding DUF4097 family beta strand repeat-containing protein — MNRILLLSASFLWSLTTLQAQEYKTKLANAKDRKVTIEMDAASLKIEGHNSDEVIILASSGYEAPPERAKGLKPIYNTNVDNSGIGLAVTAENGGLRIEKATRKQIKYTIKLPRKVALLYQEVNWQGSHISITNMDGDLEIKTNNASIDLTNVTGPVVANTINGEVKVVYSTLSQEKPTAISTINGPVDITLPANTKANLKLRSINGEMYTDFDLGVKTSKDGMSKVGGGHDIDGTTNGGGVEMQLKTISSNIYIRKQK, encoded by the coding sequence ATGAACAGGATTCTTCTGTTAAGCGCCAGCTTTTTATGGAGCCTAACCACCCTTCAGGCCCAGGAGTACAAAACCAAACTGGCTAATGCCAAAGACCGGAAAGTAACCATCGAGATGGACGCAGCCTCGCTCAAAATTGAAGGCCACAACAGCGATGAGGTTATTATACTGGCTTCGTCGGGCTACGAGGCCCCACCCGAACGCGCCAAAGGCTTGAAACCGATTTACAACACAAACGTCGACAATTCGGGTATTGGTCTGGCCGTAACGGCCGAGAATGGTGGCTTGCGAATTGAAAAAGCGACCCGCAAACAAATCAAGTATACGATTAAACTGCCTCGTAAAGTGGCGCTACTCTATCAGGAAGTAAACTGGCAGGGATCGCACATTAGCATTACCAACATGGATGGCGACCTGGAGATTAAGACCAACAACGCATCCATTGACCTTACCAATGTAACCGGACCGGTTGTCGCCAATACGATCAATGGAGAGGTTAAAGTAGTGTACTCGACCTTAAGTCAGGAGAAACCAACCGCCATTTCGACGATAAACGGCCCGGTCGATATTACGCTGCCCGCCAACACCAAAGCCAATCTGAAACTCCGGTCGATCAATGGAGAAATGTACACGGACTTTGACCTAGGCGTAAAAACATCGAAAGATGGCATGTCGAAAGTTGGCGGGGGGCACGACATCGACGGCACCACAAACGGCGGTGGGGTTGAGATGCAACTCAAGACGATCAGCAGCAACATTTATATCCGGAAACAAAAGTGA
- a CDS encoding HEAT repeat domain-containing protein, with protein sequence MKQDIEKLLERYYDGETSLAEEKQLRQFFQQDNIPAHLEKHAHQFRYFVDARNQHPSLAFTNQLAAKLNPPEVSQFGRLTTWGLRLAASVTLLILGFAGGIVYNNWRADQINTQVADSAPALEMKKVLAFEQLPKTSASERIQAVNQSYELSQADQAITQLLINTLNFDANVNVRLAACQALARFENEPDVRDALIQSLRVQTDPNIQITLIEILVAIKEKRAVIEMKRLAQNQQLLDVVRLKAKEGINRLSRTQNSPS encoded by the coding sequence ATGAAGCAGGACATTGAAAAGCTGCTGGAACGATACTACGACGGAGAAACATCGTTGGCCGAAGAAAAGCAGTTACGCCAGTTTTTCCAGCAGGATAACATTCCGGCGCATTTGGAGAAGCACGCCCATCAGTTTCGCTACTTTGTCGATGCCCGAAACCAGCACCCGTCCCTGGCGTTCACCAACCAGTTAGCGGCTAAATTGAATCCACCTGAGGTCAGCCAATTCGGTCGTTTAACAACTTGGGGTTTGCGGTTGGCGGCCAGTGTGACATTGCTTATTCTCGGGTTCGCCGGGGGCATCGTTTACAACAACTGGCGTGCAGATCAGATCAATACACAAGTGGCCGATTCAGCGCCCGCCCTGGAAATGAAGAAAGTGCTGGCGTTCGAACAATTACCTAAAACGTCAGCCAGCGAACGCATTCAGGCGGTCAACCAGAGCTACGAACTCAGCCAGGCCGACCAGGCCATTACGCAGCTACTGATTAATACGCTGAATTTCGATGCCAACGTGAATGTACGCCTGGCTGCCTGCCAGGCCCTGGCCCGTTTCGAGAACGAGCCCGATGTGCGCGATGCTCTCATTCAATCCTTACGGGTTCAGACGGACCCCAATATTCAGATAACGCTGATCGAGATCCTAGTCGCCATTAAGGAGAAACGGGCGGTCATTGAGATGAAACGGCTGGCCCAGAACCAGCAGCTCCTCGACGTGGTGCGGCTGAAAGCCAAAGAAGGCATCAACCGATTGAGCCGAACACAAAACTCACCTTCATAA
- a CDS encoding RNA polymerase sigma factor, producing MDLQAFKQRILPVQGRLFRLAQLFLRNREEAEDTLQDVLLRLWTNRQQLDTYHSIEALAVQMTKNICLDKLKAHARQKTTNGPDLPDVQTNDVSPYQRVEFADSAGLMYRLIDDLPDQQKFILHLRDVEEYSFDEIEQVTGLSINNIRVILSRARQRLRDNYLKTNDYEAGH from the coding sequence ATGGATCTACAAGCCTTCAAACAACGAATACTGCCTGTTCAGGGACGCCTTTTTCGGCTGGCGCAGTTGTTTCTACGCAACCGCGAAGAAGCCGAGGATACGTTGCAGGATGTCTTGCTACGGCTGTGGACAAATCGACAGCAGTTGGATACGTATCATAGCATTGAAGCGCTGGCGGTTCAAATGACCAAGAATATCTGCCTGGATAAATTAAAAGCCCATGCCCGGCAGAAAACCACCAACGGCCCCGACTTGCCCGATGTGCAAACGAATGATGTTTCGCCATATCAGCGAGTGGAATTTGCAGACAGTGCCGGGCTTATGTACCGGTTGATTGACGACCTACCGGATCAACAGAAGTTTATTCTTCACCTGCGCGATGTCGAAGAGTATTCGTTCGACGAGATTGAACAGGTAACGGGGCTCAGCATCAATAATATTCGTGTGATTTTATCGCGGGCCCGTCAACGTCTGCGTGACAATTACCTAAAAACCAATGATTATGAAGCAGGACATTGA
- a CDS encoding outer membrane protein assembly factor BamB family protein, with product MRRYTNQLLSALILLLALTGCIHPVYTTSSHTVFISSDNGTLQALNAKTGKAKWQCKLGKVQVNAAPIVSDGLVIMTTSEEAAILAFDATTGSLKWKKALPDGLIFSARITDKTIYALATNKAFWDYSDKNFTTLYALDMSTGNLKWSFQTGSQPTWAALSNTDENCPLVCKGTVYFGGSDGLFYAINAEKGTIKWTYSAGVSFYSSPVCVDNVVYIGDANGSLLALDDSTGKLKWRVHDSYTIHAGIATDNKHLFVPYDGPASVAAYSLTDGSKRWLFTPSTFISSAPSVANGLLYLSSEDGMFYAIDTSSGLPKWKTRLLASQITVPTVVNNTIYVGGGRNMYALDASTGKQKWAFFAGGNVVKSACIQTQNGIVFRGLGAIQPQ from the coding sequence ATGAGAAGGTACACAAACCAACTGCTGAGTGCACTGATTCTACTTTTGGCCCTAACCGGCTGTATTCATCCAGTTTACACAACATCAAGTCACACTGTTTTTATTAGTTCTGATAATGGCACCTTACAGGCGCTGAATGCCAAAACAGGCAAAGCAAAGTGGCAATGTAAATTAGGGAAGGTACAGGTCAACGCGGCACCGATCGTATCGGACGGACTCGTTATCATGACCACTTCCGAAGAAGCAGCCATTCTGGCCTTCGACGCAACTACAGGAAGCCTAAAATGGAAGAAAGCGCTTCCCGACGGACTTATTTTCTCGGCCAGGATAACCGATAAAACCATTTATGCTTTAGCCACCAACAAAGCTTTCTGGGACTACTCGGACAAGAACTTCACGACATTATATGCTTTGGATATGAGCACGGGTAATCTGAAATGGTCTTTCCAGACAGGGAGCCAGCCAACCTGGGCCGCATTGTCGAACACCGACGAAAATTGTCCTTTAGTGTGCAAAGGCACCGTTTATTTTGGCGGAAGCGATGGCTTATTTTACGCAATCAATGCTGAGAAGGGCACGATAAAATGGACTTATTCAGCCGGGGTTTCGTTTTATTCAAGCCCGGTTTGTGTCGATAACGTCGTGTACATTGGTGATGCCAATGGCTCGCTTTTAGCCCTCGATGATTCGACAGGAAAACTAAAATGGCGGGTCCATGACTCATACACGATTCATGCGGGTATAGCAACCGATAATAAACACTTGTTCGTACCGTATGATGGCCCTGCTTCTGTGGCTGCGTACTCCCTCACTGATGGCTCGAAACGATGGTTATTTACACCCAGCACGTTTATTTCCTCAGCACCATCGGTTGCCAATGGGCTCCTTTATTTGAGTTCTGAAGATGGTATGTTCTACGCCATCGATACCTCCAGTGGCCTACCTAAATGGAAGACCCGGCTACTGGCATCGCAGATCACCGTGCCAACGGTTGTCAACAACACTATCTATGTAGGCGGAGGCAGGAATATGTATGCGCTGGATGCCAGTACGGGCAAACAAAAGTGGGCATTCTTTGCGGGCGGAAATGTGGTTAAGAGCGCCTGCATACAGACCCAGAACGGGATCGTTTTCCGTGGTCTGGGTGCTATCCAGCCGCAATAA
- a CDS encoding glycoside hydrolase family 5 protein has product MQRRTFIQNTGVLTAALTTAGPGLLASSPQQTAAKNKLPKWKGFNLLDFFSPDPSKSRRATQEDHLKWMQDWGFDFVRLPMAYPYYLKFDRSRNITPDEVYQIDQQAVDQIDQLVSLAHKHNLHISLNLHRAPGYCVNAGFNEPYNLWTDKAALDAFCFHWNMWAKRYKNVSSKKISFDLLNEPSMRADMNDQHSKRSSVPGEVYRQVALAASEAIWKENKSHLIIADGNDTGSSVIPSITDLNIAQSCRGYNPGIISHYKAPWANKDPDHLPEPKWPGQVGDKYLSRAMLETFYQPWIELVNKGVGVHCGECGCWNKTPHDVFLAWFGDVLNILSTNGIGFALWEFIGDFGILNSGRSDVSYEDWHGYKLDRKLLDLIKKM; this is encoded by the coding sequence ATGCAACGAAGGACGTTTATTCAGAACACAGGTGTGCTTACGGCGGCCCTAACCACAGCCGGACCGGGGCTATTGGCTTCGTCGCCCCAGCAAACAGCGGCCAAAAACAAACTACCCAAATGGAAAGGCTTCAACCTGTTGGACTTCTTTTCGCCTGATCCGTCTAAGAGTCGGCGGGCGACGCAGGAAGATCACCTGAAGTGGATGCAGGACTGGGGCTTCGACTTCGTTCGGCTCCCAATGGCGTATCCCTATTACCTCAAGTTTGACCGGAGCCGGAACATCACCCCCGACGAGGTTTATCAGATTGACCAGCAAGCCGTTGATCAGATCGACCAGTTGGTTTCGCTGGCCCATAAGCACAACCTGCATATCAGTCTGAATCTTCACCGGGCACCCGGCTACTGCGTGAATGCGGGCTTTAATGAGCCCTACAACCTCTGGACCGATAAGGCTGCCCTCGATGCGTTCTGCTTCCACTGGAACATGTGGGCCAAACGATACAAAAATGTATCGTCGAAAAAAATCAGCTTCGATCTGCTGAACGAGCCCAGCATGCGGGCCGACATGAACGATCAGCATTCCAAACGCAGCAGCGTTCCCGGTGAGGTATACCGACAAGTCGCACTAGCCGCTTCCGAAGCCATTTGGAAAGAAAACAAAAGCCACCTCATCATTGCGGATGGCAACGATACGGGTTCGTCCGTAATTCCCTCCATTACCGACCTCAACATTGCCCAAAGCTGCCGGGGCTATAATCCGGGCATTATTTCTCACTACAAAGCGCCTTGGGCCAACAAAGACCCCGATCACTTGCCCGAACCCAAATGGCCGGGACAAGTGGGCGATAAATACCTGAGCCGGGCCATGCTGGAAACCTTCTACCAGCCCTGGATCGAGTTGGTCAACAAAGGCGTAGGCGTTCATTGTGGCGAATGCGGTTGCTGGAACAAAACGCCCCACGATGTTTTTCTGGCCTGGTTTGGCGATGTACTAAACATCCTGTCGACCAACGGCATTGGCTTTGCCTTATGGGAGTTCATCGGTGACTTCGGCATTCTAAACTCGGGCCGCTCCGACGTATCCTATGAGGATTGGCATGGGTATAAGTTAGACAGGAAACTGCTGGATTTGATCAAAAAAATGTGA
- a CDS encoding sugar phosphate isomerase/epimerase family protein: MKKTVFSLCFATTIALAMTDSFAQKGKPLYTFPIGVESYTYRASFPKSVVATLDTIKALGITDMEGGAPKGMTGAEFKKLCDERGIKISATGSGYEQIVKDPMDAVNKAKELGASFVMVAWIPHQKGNFSLDNAKKAVEDFNRVGKVLKENGLTFCYHNHGYEFHPYEDGTLYDYIVKNTNPAYVSFEMDILWAQHGGADPVALLKKYGNRYKLMHLKDLKKGVKGDLTGGTPPENDVTLGDGQVNIPEIIRLAKKAGVKHYYIEDESNKEYEQMPKSIAYLKSLKE; the protein is encoded by the coding sequence ATGAAAAAAACCGTTTTCTCGTTGTGTTTTGCAACGACAATAGCTTTAGCTATGACCGATAGCTTTGCGCAGAAAGGCAAGCCGTTGTATACCTTCCCAATTGGCGTTGAGTCATATACTTACCGGGCTAGTTTCCCCAAAAGCGTCGTTGCTACCCTGGATACCATTAAAGCGCTGGGCATTACCGACATGGAAGGTGGTGCGCCAAAAGGAATGACCGGTGCGGAGTTTAAAAAACTGTGTGATGAGCGAGGCATCAAAATTTCGGCCACGGGCTCGGGTTACGAGCAGATTGTGAAAGACCCGATGGATGCCGTTAACAAAGCGAAGGAGTTAGGTGCTTCGTTTGTCATGGTTGCCTGGATTCCTCACCAGAAGGGCAATTTTAGCCTCGACAATGCCAAAAAAGCCGTCGAGGATTTCAACCGGGTGGGCAAGGTGCTGAAAGAAAATGGCCTGACGTTTTGCTACCACAACCACGGGTACGAGTTCCATCCCTATGAAGATGGTACGTTGTATGATTACATCGTCAAAAATACTAACCCTGCTTATGTCTCCTTCGAAATGGACATTCTGTGGGCGCAACACGGCGGGGCGGATCCTGTAGCGTTACTGAAAAAATACGGCAATCGCTACAAACTCATGCACCTGAAAGACCTTAAGAAAGGAGTGAAAGGCGATCTTACCGGCGGTACACCTCCCGAAAACGATGTTACGCTGGGTGATGGCCAGGTAAACATTCCCGAGATTATACGCTTGGCCAAAAAAGCGGGCGTTAAGCATTATTATATCGAGGATGAGAGTAATAAAGAGTACGAACAAATGCCCAAAAGCATTGCGTATCTGAAAAGCCTGAAGGAGTAA
- a CDS encoding DUF4260 domain-containing protein, with amino-acid sequence MKTLLKSEEFIQFLAAIYLFSRLNFAWWWFPALILTPDISMIGYLVNPAIGAVLYNIAHHKGLGIIIGLLGLMMGNQTLMLAGIILFAHSSMDRMMGYGLKYSDSFKHTSLGAL; translated from the coding sequence ATGAAAACGCTCTTGAAGTCCGAAGAATTTATCCAGTTTCTGGCCGCTATTTATCTGTTCTCCCGCCTGAATTTTGCCTGGTGGTGGTTTCCCGCCCTGATCCTGACTCCCGACATCAGCATGATTGGCTACCTGGTCAATCCAGCCATTGGAGCTGTCTTATACAATATTGCCCATCATAAAGGCCTGGGTATCATCATCGGGTTACTGGGCTTGATGATGGGTAACCAAACCCTGATGCTGGCGGGCATCATCCTTTTTGCCCATTCGAGCATGGACCGGATGATGGGCTACGGACTGAAGTACTCCGATAGCTTCAAGCACACGAGCCTGGGAGCCTTATAA
- a CDS encoding alpha-L-fucosidase — MKNQFTYLVFTLFIATSVPALAQQHSEQKHDKYIWPKDAQVKQKLENWQDIKFGLLMHWGTYSEWGVVESWSLCPEDEGWCERKGPHSANWYDYKKAYENLQTTFNPVKFNPERWANAAKGAGMKYMVFTTKHHDGFCMFDTKQTDYKITDTKTPFSSNPRSNVTKEILGAFRQQGFMVGTYFSKPDWHTENYWWPYFPPKDRNVSYDPKKRPDLWKKFSDFTYNQIEELMSDYGKVDILWLDGGWVRPFSSIDSTISWQRTIPYNQDIDMARIAGMARQHQPGLLVVDRTVPGEFENYVTPEQSIPDHYMPIPWESCMTMGNSWSYVPEENFKSARKLVQTLVDIVAKNGNLLLNIAPGPDGEWHEEAYQRLQEIGKWIAVNGESIYGTKPLAPYRQGQWAFTSTGKAIYASYLPTDSEKQLPPSVALPALTVAPTAKVTVLGASHLLKMTKTKDGLSVVIPDKVRQQLAGQPVWVLKIG, encoded by the coding sequence ATGAAAAATCAGTTTACTTACCTGGTCTTCACGCTATTCATCGCCACTTCGGTACCAGCACTGGCTCAGCAGCATTCGGAACAGAAACACGATAAATACATCTGGCCCAAGGATGCGCAGGTTAAACAGAAGCTGGAGAACTGGCAGGATATAAAGTTTGGTTTGCTGATGCACTGGGGCACCTATAGCGAATGGGGTGTTGTTGAATCGTGGTCACTCTGCCCGGAAGATGAAGGCTGGTGCGAACGAAAAGGGCCTCATTCGGCCAATTGGTACGACTACAAAAAAGCGTATGAAAACCTTCAGACAACGTTCAACCCGGTTAAATTCAATCCCGAACGCTGGGCCAATGCGGCCAAAGGGGCTGGTATGAAATACATGGTCTTCACGACCAAACACCACGACGGGTTCTGTATGTTCGACACCAAACAGACCGACTACAAGATTACCGATACGAAAACGCCCTTTTCCTCCAACCCACGCAGTAACGTAACCAAAGAAATTCTGGGCGCCTTTCGGCAGCAGGGTTTCATGGTTGGAACATACTTTTCCAAGCCCGACTGGCATACCGAAAACTACTGGTGGCCTTACTTCCCTCCGAAAGACCGGAACGTGAGCTATGACCCCAAAAAACGACCTGACCTTTGGAAAAAATTCAGTGATTTCACCTACAACCAGATCGAAGAGCTGATGAGCGATTATGGAAAGGTCGACATCCTGTGGCTCGATGGCGGCTGGGTTCGTCCGTTCAGCAGCATCGACTCGACCATTAGCTGGCAGCGTACGATTCCTTATAATCAGGATATCGACATGGCCCGCATTGCCGGAATGGCGCGCCAGCATCAACCGGGCCTACTGGTTGTTGACCGTACGGTACCGGGCGAATTTGAGAACTACGTAACCCCCGAACAGTCAATTCCCGACCACTACATGCCTATTCCCTGGGAAAGTTGCATGACCATGGGCAATAGCTGGTCGTATGTTCCTGAAGAAAACTTCAAATCGGCCCGGAAGCTGGTCCAGACGCTGGTGGACATCGTCGCTAAAAACGGGAATCTATTGCTCAACATTGCCCCCGGCCCCGATGGCGAGTGGCATGAAGAAGCCTATCAGCGCCTGCAGGAAATCGGCAAATGGATAGCCGTAAATGGCGAATCCATTTACGGGACCAAACCATTGGCACCCTACCGGCAGGGACAGTGGGCCTTCACCTCAACTGGCAAAGCTATCTACGCATCGTATTTGCCAACCGATTCGGAAAAGCAACTGCCACCCAGCGTCGCACTGCCCGCTCTTACGGTTGCGCCAACGGCCAAGGTAACGGTTCTGGGGGCTAGCCATTTGCTGAAGATGACCAAAACAAAGGATGGACTTAGCGTTGTTATCCCCGACAAAGTTCGGCAGCAATTAGCCGGGCAACCCGTCTGGGTACTTAAAATTGGGTAA
- a CDS encoding NAD(P)H-binding protein — MNTAPTTLVLGATGSIGYAVTENLLARHLPITILVRNRAKAEALFGDQGTLTIIEGDVQDAGLLNRIAIGKDFIFHGINYPYDKWFGNMDEATRKVIDAAQQTHSTIIFPGNVYNFGLATEPIREDSLPNPCTRKGQLRVEIEAMLEQAARAGKCRILNVRLPDFWGPNVLNEGVKPIFENALEGKALPWIVNADIPHQSVYTKDAAEITVRLLLRAWAGQPQTPTGSYEVWNYGGTTVSSMRAWFGQIGSVAGTSPKTRVYSRFLISVLGLFMPVMREVKEMLYLYENTVLLDDQKVLALFPDFQPTPMKQALAETLTWFARQRNLDGLPARKNER, encoded by the coding sequence ATGAATACTGCACCAACTACACTTGTTCTGGGCGCAACCGGAAGCATCGGTTATGCCGTAACGGAAAATCTGCTCGCCCGCCATCTGCCCATCACGATCCTGGTTCGCAACCGGGCCAAAGCGGAAGCCCTGTTCGGGGACCAGGGCACGCTGACCATCATCGAGGGCGATGTACAGGATGCGGGGCTGCTGAACCGTATCGCTATCGGTAAGGATTTTATTTTTCACGGCATTAATTACCCGTACGACAAGTGGTTCGGGAACATGGACGAAGCGACGCGTAAGGTGATTGACGCGGCTCAACAGACTCATTCGACAATTATTTTTCCGGGTAATGTCTACAATTTTGGCCTGGCCACGGAACCGATTCGGGAAGATAGCCTGCCAAACCCATGTACCCGAAAAGGGCAGCTGCGCGTCGAGATTGAAGCTATGCTGGAACAAGCGGCCAGGGCCGGGAAATGCCGTATTCTGAACGTTAGATTGCCGGATTTCTGGGGGCCAAACGTACTGAATGAAGGCGTAAAGCCCATTTTTGAAAACGCTCTCGAAGGCAAAGCATTGCCCTGGATTGTGAATGCCGACATTCCGCATCAATCGGTTTACACAAAAGATGCCGCTGAAATCACGGTCCGGCTTCTCTTGAGGGCGTGGGCCGGGCAGCCACAAACGCCAACTGGTTCATACGAAGTGTGGAATTATGGTGGAACCACCGTATCATCCATGCGGGCGTGGTTCGGGCAGATTGGCTCAGTAGCAGGAACGTCTCCGAAAACGCGGGTATATAGTCGCTTTCTAATTAGTGTTCTGGGGCTGTTTATGCCTGTGATGCGGGAGGTTAAAGAAATGCTCTACCTCTATGAAAATACGGTTTTGCTCGATGATCAGAAGGTGCTGGCCTTATTTCCCGATTTCCAGCCAACGCCCATGAAGCAGGCCTTAGCTGAAACGCTGACCTGGTTTGCTAGGCAACGTAACCTGGACGGACTTCCAGCCCGCAAAAATGAACGCTAA
- a CDS encoding AraC family transcriptional regulator, translated as MTRQLTTNDTLSIASINLILFAAQQRGADADSLARAIGVSKEQLRDPDGRVPIRLVQALWREVIAATGDPNISLRLGELINPVAIGVLAYVMMHCPTLGQAFDKLCRYQDIVCEGIRTTGRLVQSATAEKQFMLVLQITSADIIYPQHALNSEFSIYLAVMRALTGHQVEATEIHFAYPRPIDTTEHERVFAPARLTFDAPETAMILNADLIDLPILNASPSLSVVVEKHANDILDKLRTPSLSSRVKSEIIALMKGEEPTLAAVAERLAMGVRTLQLHLKEAGTSYQQLLDDTRKELAIGHLREPKMSTTDIAFLLGFAEPSVFFRSFKKWTGLTPGAYRQAQA; from the coding sequence ATGACCCGACAGCTAACTACCAACGATACACTTTCCATTGCCTCCATCAATCTGATCTTGTTTGCGGCCCAACAACGGGGTGCTGACGCGGATTCACTGGCGCGTGCCATTGGTGTCAGCAAAGAACAACTCCGTGACCCCGACGGGCGCGTGCCAATCCGGCTGGTGCAGGCACTCTGGCGTGAAGTAATCGCGGCTACCGGCGATCCGAACATTTCGTTACGGCTTGGTGAACTCATAAATCCGGTCGCGATTGGTGTACTGGCTTATGTAATGATGCACTGCCCTACGCTGGGACAGGCATTCGACAAACTCTGTCGATACCAGGATATTGTGTGTGAGGGTATCCGGACAACGGGCAGGCTGGTGCAGTCGGCTACAGCGGAAAAGCAATTTATGTTAGTGCTCCAGATAACGAGTGCCGATATTATTTACCCTCAACACGCCCTCAATTCCGAATTTTCGATTTATCTGGCGGTCATGCGCGCCTTAACCGGGCATCAGGTTGAAGCCACTGAAATTCACTTCGCCTACCCAAGACCCATCGATACAACCGAACACGAACGCGTCTTTGCGCCCGCCCGCCTGACGTTCGACGCGCCCGAAACGGCCATGATTCTGAATGCGGATCTGATCGACTTACCGATTCTGAACGCCAGCCCATCGCTGTCAGTTGTGGTCGAAAAGCACGCCAATGACATTCTTGACAAACTCAGGACACCGTCGCTGAGCAGCCGCGTAAAATCAGAAATTATTGCGCTTATGAAAGGCGAGGAACCCACCCTGGCGGCCGTTGCCGAGCGTCTGGCAATGGGGGTCCGAACGCTCCAGCTTCATTTGAAAGAGGCAGGTACTTCCTACCAGCAATTGCTCGATGATACCCGTAAAGAACTCGCCATCGGGCACTTGCGCGAGCCGAAGATGAGCACAACCGACATCGCGTTTCTGCTGGGATTTGCTGAGCCAAGTGTTTTTTTCCGGTCGTTTAAAAAATGGACAGGTCTGACACCGGGTGCCTATCGACAGGCGCAAGCCTAG
- a CDS encoding Uma2 family endonuclease gives MITDISQLDPKGTYTYADYLKWQFDERIELIKGKPHRISPAPKRKHQDTSVNLEFALLKYFEDKSCKVYDAPFDVRLPVRNERKPDQLHTVVQPDICVICNLDKLDDGCLGAPDWVIEITSPRTAKNDFNEKFNLYEESGVREYWIIQPKEKAVNVYVLEEGSYVLVDVYESGEIPSCIFPNLIVSHDRIFQ, from the coding sequence ATGATCACCGACATCTCGCAACTCGACCCCAAGGGCACCTATACCTATGCCGATTACCTGAAATGGCAGTTTGACGAACGTATCGAACTGATAAAAGGAAAACCGCACCGGATATCACCCGCACCAAAGCGAAAGCATCAGGATACGTCCGTAAATTTAGAATTTGCCTTGCTTAAATACTTCGAAGATAAATCATGCAAAGTATATGATGCTCCTTTCGATGTGCGGTTGCCTGTGCGCAATGAACGAAAGCCGGACCAATTGCATACCGTTGTTCAGCCTGATATATGTGTGATATGCAATCTCGATAAATTAGATGATGGTTGTTTAGGGGCACCTGACTGGGTTATTGAAATTACATCGCCCCGAACAGCAAAGAATGACTTTAACGAAAAATTTAATCTATACGAAGAATCGGGCGTTCGTGAGTACTGGATTATTCAGCCTAAGGAAAAGGCCGTTAACGTCTATGTGCTGGAAGAGGGGTCTTATGTCCTGGTCGATGTTTATGAATCTGGTGAAATTCCCAGTTGTATTTTTCCCAACCTAATCGTTTCGCACGACCGTATTTTCCAATAA